Proteins encoded by one window of Daphnia magna isolate NIES unplaced genomic scaffold, ASM2063170v1.1 Dm_contigs118, whole genome shotgun sequence:
- the LOC116930516 gene encoding uncharacterized protein LOC116930516, producing MIVRLQSLQTTRKIWKRDSTCKAQALLEKMFLENKIEPSALPAFVYKQSPEFQKYSLNVFRTAFNEIKAKSGLALKPYSHNAALCFDEASDVSPGVSLHKRVILFEGKIEGMNDFDSLIVHGNQPVQMSVYQDPVTRREKLVVVVALIGGVGDAKFSLVGDGPGTRTARIDYSWPVTAVDIEAIFQQEIQNGEIPSCHPLIEALKKDLEKSRSSVEEISRGMELTLPISVQTVANSISITGKRNKDGTKYLVVILMGYQTAYTIKEKDKIVIFKDM from the exons ATGATTGTCCGTCTGCAGAGTCTGCAGACGACAAGAAAg ATATGGAAACGCGATTCCACTTGCAAGGCTCAAGCCTTATtagagaaaatgtttttggAGAACAAGATTGAGCCAAGTGCCCTTCCCGCATTTGTATACAAGCAGTCGCCCGAGTTTCAAAAATACTCGTTGAATGTGTTCAGAACAGCATTCAACGAGATAAAAGCTAAATCTGGCCTTGCAT TGAAGCCATATAGTCACAATGCAGCTCTTTGTTTTGATGAGGCCAGTGATGTCAGCCCTGGAGTTTCCCTTCATAAGCGCGTCATACTATTTGAGGGCAAGATAGAAGGGATGAACGATTTCGACTCGCTCATCGTGCACGGCAATCAACCTGTGCAGATGTCGGTCTATCAGGATCCAGTAACTAGACGTGAAAAACTCGTCGTCGTTGTCGCCCTCATTGGGGGTGTGGGTGACGCCAAGTTTTCGCTGGTGGGAGATGGCCCAGGAACTAGGACTGCAAGGATCGATTATTCCTGGCCCGTTACTGCAGTCGACATCGAAGCTATATTTCaacaagaaattcaaaatggaGAAATTCCCTCCTGTCACCCTTTGATTGAAGCCCTTAAAAAAGATCTAGAAAAATCTCGTTCGAGTGTTGAGGAAATCTCCAGAGGAATGGAGTTAACCTTGCCCATTTCGGTGCAAACTGTGGCTAACTCCATATCCATTAcggggaaaagaaacaaagacgGAACAAAGTATCTCGTTGTCATATTGATGGGATACCAGACTGCGTatacaataaaagaaaaagataaaatcgTTATTTTCAAAGATATGTGA